A portion of the Mycoplasma sp. (ex Biomphalaria glabrata) genome contains these proteins:
- the tig gene encoding trigger factor, which produces MKFTISEKHISATEGQYQVETSSANWEGYVKKAQTKLFNKVEVPGFRKGKAPIELIKKQVSSKQIYEEAMHYLFDDVWKHIWTSNDINKRPIDMNDIDLSIKNVSAKKCEIDINFTIIPEVNVENWKKHTIKRQEPVISEEEVEHLIKEELDKHSSIVVSQKKHKLEKGNIASINFTGYLNGEKFDGGHAEDFDLEIGSGQFIPGFETQLIGMKKGETKTITVTFPENYQAKELAGKETNFEVVLNEIKEKNIPTLNDEWVAQTHNKESVTHFVDYVKQNALEKKRLAAAESLDEEILDVLVANLDIPLPEKLVRKEQAVIEKDFFNRLKERKIDKNLYLKMINKSETELLETFKDDAVNRLKIALLLQSIARAEKIEANDEDYNNFLQLMSQKYNKEVDELKKLAPFNDDIRFRLTNEKVWDLIRKTLIID; this is translated from the coding sequence ATGAAATTTACAATATCAGAAAAACACATTTCTGCAACAGAGGGACAATATCAAGTAGAAACGTCTTCAGCTAATTGAGAGGGTTACGTTAAAAAAGCCCAAACTAAATTATTTAACAAGGTAGAAGTGCCAGGATTCCGCAAAGGAAAAGCGCCAATTGAATTAATTAAAAAACAAGTTAGTTCAAAACAAATATACGAAGAAGCAATGCATTATTTATTTGATGATGTTTGAAAACACATTTGAACATCTAATGACATAAATAAACGTCCAATTGATATGAACGATATTGATTTATCAATTAAAAATGTATCAGCAAAAAAATGTGAAATTGATATTAATTTTACAATCATTCCTGAAGTAAATGTGGAAAATTGAAAAAAACATACAATTAAACGCCAAGAACCTGTTATCTCAGAAGAAGAAGTTGAACATTTAATTAAGGAAGAATTAGATAAACACAGTTCAATCGTAGTGAGTCAAAAAAAGCATAAACTTGAAAAAGGTAATATTGCTAGCATCAACTTCACTGGTTACTTAAATGGAGAAAAATTTGATGGCGGCCATGCTGAAGATTTTGATCTAGAAATTGGATCAGGACAATTTATTCCAGGGTTTGAAACCCAATTAATTGGTATGAAAAAAGGGGAAACAAAAACTATTACCGTTACTTTCCCTGAAAATTATCAAGCTAAGGAATTGGCTGGTAAAGAAACTAATTTCGAAGTAGTATTAAACGAAATAAAAGAAAAAAATATACCAACATTAAATGATGAATGAGTAGCGCAAACTCATAATAAAGAAAGTGTAACGCACTTTGTTGATTATGTTAAACAAAACGCTTTAGAGAAAAAAAGATTAGCAGCGGCAGAATCGTTAGATGAAGAAATTTTAGATGTGTTAGTTGCCAATTTAGATATTCCTCTTCCAGAAAAATTAGTTCGCAAAGAACAAGCTGTTATTGAAAAAGATTTCTTTAATCGTTTAAAAGAACGTAAAATTGATAAAAATTTATATTTAAAAATGATTAACAAATCAGAAACAGAATTATTGGAAACTTTTAAAGACGACGCAGTTAATCGTTTAAAAATTGCTTTATTATTACAATCAATTGCTCGTGCTGAAAAAATTGAAGCTAATGATGAAGATTACAATAACTTCCTTCAATTAATGTCACAAAAATACAACAAAGAAGTAGATGAGTTGAAAAAATTAGCTCCATTCAATGATGATATTCGTTTTCGATTAACAAATGAAAAAGTTTGAGATTTAATCAGAAAAACACTAATTATTGACTAA
- the yihA gene encoding ribosome biogenesis GTP-binding protein YihA/YsxC, with protein MANKYLQLTFLGSYVKPITASNKEIVVVGRSNAGKSTFINSIGNNGKLARVSSTPGKTLTLNYYHINSAKPDLYLVDTPGYGYHAKGLEITKELNRMMDYYLIDNRKLRACFWIFDIRRDFVEDDILLLDFLKKINIPVYVLLSKSDKLSNQQIIKRKTSIRAQIDVPEENIIPFSSMSNLNIVKIATKAYEILLK; from the coding sequence ATGGCAAATAAATATTTACAATTAACCTTTCTTGGTTCATATGTTAAACCTATAACAGCTTCTAACAAGGAAATTGTAGTTGTTGGGCGTAGTAATGCTGGTAAATCAACATTTATTAATAGTATTGGGAACAATGGTAAATTAGCAAGAGTCAGTTCTACACCAGGTAAAACATTAACGTTAAATTACTATCATATTAATTCTGCCAAACCCGATCTTTATTTAGTTGATACCCCAGGTTATGGATACCATGCAAAAGGTTTAGAAATTACTAAAGAATTAAATAGAATGATGGATTATTATTTAATTGATAATCGTAAATTGCGAGCATGTTTTTGAATTTTTGATATTCGTCGTGATTTTGTTGAAGATGATATTTTATTATTAGATTTTCTAAAAAAAATAAACATTCCAGTTTATGTTTTATTATCAAAAAGCGATAAATTAAGTAATCAACAAATTATTAAACGTAAAACTTCTATTCGCGCTCAAATTGATGTACCAGAGGAAAATATTATTCCTTTCTCATCGATGTCAAACTTAAACATTGTTAAAATAGCCACAAAGGCATATGAAATCTTATTAAAATAA
- the lon gene encoding endopeptidase La yields the protein MTKNPNKLLTLPLLAMRNLIVFPGHRVYTEIARKMSINACNIAQNDYEARIVALSQKNSQVETPTASDFYNYGTLCNVRIKKAYPDGTISVELEGVERFKVTNIIEAADLCYVEGEMIYSVIGDEKEELALMRQLQKTFQKILENLQPNPSAQKVVNDFQKGVEPGEAADFIAQNMAELKFNVKQQILEALNVNERLQLLINEIEKEREIVNLEQNIQQKVKSKFDESQREYILREKLKAIKEELGDITGKEDDASKMHERLANNPYPEEAAKKIKEELVRYEMTPPSSSEGNIIHTYLEWLLDLPWWQKTTDNNDLSKAETILNEHHYGLEKAKERIIEHLAVQQKTNKQSGPIICFVGPPGVGKTSLGKSISEALERKFVRVALGGVKDESEIRGHRRTYIGSMPGRIIQGMKKAETINPVFLLDEVDKLSNDFRGDPSSALLEVLDPEQNKFFSDNYLEINYDLSNVMFIATANYLQNIPEALMDRMEIIELSSYTEIEKEKIAHEHLIPKIYKTNNITEEELTIANDVPLEIIKYYTKEAGVRQLERLLSKIVRKAVVQLLKKPGKKVKVTLENLTDFLGNQIYDYSKKESKEHVGVVVGLAWTQYGGDILPIEATYYGGKGNLVLTGKLGDVMKESANIALSFIKANKYLFGVQDFDFSAHDIHIHCPEGAVPKDGPSAGITLTTAMVSLLSKTKVSQDIAMTGEITLRGNVLAIGGLKEKLISAKRSKIKKVLIPAENKKSLIDVPKEILDSLEIVLVSHYRDVFREVFGKNIDAETFELREQGILKKIEQEKKLMESKQINASLQV from the coding sequence ATGACTAAAAATCCAAATAAACTACTAACATTACCATTATTAGCGATGCGTAATTTAATTGTGTTTCCAGGGCACAGAGTTTACACAGAAATTGCTCGCAAGATGTCAATTAATGCATGTAATATCGCGCAAAATGATTACGAGGCGAGAATTGTTGCTTTATCGCAAAAAAATTCACAAGTAGAAACACCAACTGCATCAGATTTTTATAATTATGGAACATTATGTAATGTTCGCATTAAGAAAGCTTATCCAGATGGTACAATCTCGGTGGAATTAGAAGGTGTGGAACGTTTTAAAGTAACTAACATTATTGAAGCTGCTGATTTATGTTATGTTGAAGGGGAAATGATCTACTCAGTGATTGGTGACGAAAAAGAAGAATTAGCTTTGATGCGTCAATTGCAAAAAACATTTCAAAAAATTCTTGAAAACTTGCAACCTAATCCATCAGCGCAAAAGGTGGTTAATGACTTTCAAAAAGGAGTTGAGCCGGGTGAAGCTGCTGATTTTATAGCTCAGAACATGGCTGAATTAAAGTTTAATGTTAAACAACAAATTCTAGAGGCATTAAATGTTAATGAACGTTTACAGTTATTAATTAATGAAATTGAAAAAGAACGTGAAATTGTTAATTTAGAACAAAATATCCAACAAAAGGTGAAATCAAAATTTGATGAATCGCAACGTGAATATATTCTTCGTGAAAAATTAAAAGCTATTAAAGAAGAACTTGGTGATATTACAGGAAAAGAAGATGATGCATCAAAAATGCATGAACGTTTAGCTAATAATCCTTATCCAGAAGAAGCTGCTAAAAAAATCAAAGAAGAATTAGTTCGTTACGAAATGACACCTCCTTCAAGTAGTGAAGGTAATATTATTCATACTTATTTGGAATGATTATTAGATCTACCATGATGACAAAAAACAACTGATAATAATGATCTGTCAAAAGCTGAAACAATTTTAAATGAACACCATTATGGTCTTGAAAAAGCTAAAGAAAGAATTATTGAACACTTAGCCGTTCAACAAAAAACTAATAAACAATCAGGACCAATTATTTGTTTCGTTGGCCCCCCTGGAGTTGGAAAAACTTCGCTTGGAAAATCGATTTCTGAAGCTTTAGAGCGTAAGTTTGTTCGTGTCGCATTAGGTGGAGTAAAAGATGAATCTGAAATTCGTGGACACCGTCGTACATACATTGGTTCAATGCCTGGAAGAATTATTCAAGGAATGAAAAAAGCTGAAACAATTAACCCTGTTTTCTTGTTAGATGAAGTTGATAAATTAAGTAACGATTTCCGCGGAGACCCATCTAGTGCTTTGTTGGAAGTTTTAGATCCAGAACAAAATAAATTTTTCTCTGATAATTATTTAGAAATTAACTATGACTTAAGTAATGTAATGTTTATTGCAACAGCTAACTATTTACAAAATATTCCAGAAGCGCTAATGGATCGTATGGAAATTATTGAATTAAGTTCATATACTGAAATTGAAAAAGAAAAAATTGCTCACGAACATTTAATTCCTAAAATTTACAAAACAAATAACATTACCGAAGAAGAATTAACTATCGCTAACGATGTTCCTTTAGAAATCATTAAATACTACACAAAAGAAGCTGGAGTTCGCCAATTAGAACGTTTGTTATCTAAAATTGTTCGTAAAGCAGTTGTACAATTACTAAAAAAACCTGGTAAAAAAGTAAAAGTTACTTTAGAAAATTTAACTGATTTCTTAGGTAATCAAATTTATGACTATTCAAAGAAAGAATCAAAAGAACATGTTGGTGTTGTTGTTGGATTAGCTTGAACTCAATATGGAGGAGATATTTTACCAATTGAAGCAACATATTATGGTGGAAAAGGGAACTTAGTTTTAACTGGAAAATTAGGGGATGTAATGAAGGAAAGCGCTAACATTGCTTTAAGTTTTATTAAAGCCAATAAGTATTTATTTGGTGTTCAAGATTTTGACTTCTCAGCCCACGATATCCATATTCATTGTCCAGAAGGAGCTGTACCAAAAGATGGTCCTTCAGCTGGAATTACTTTAACAACAGCTATGGTTTCATTGCTATCAAAAACGAAAGTATCGCAAGATATCGCTATGACAGGAGAAATTACACTTCGTGGGAATGTACTAGCTATTGGTGGATTGAAAGAAAAATTAATTTCTGCTAAACGTAGCAAAATTAAAAAAGTATTAATTCCAGCTGAAAATAAAAAATCTTTAATAGATGTACCGAAGGAAATTTTAGATTCACTAGAAATTGTTTTAGTTAGTCATTACCGTGATGTGTTTCGTGAGGTTTTTGGTAAAAATATTGACGCTGAAACTTTTGAATTAAGAGAACAAGGTATCTTAAAAAAAATAGAACAAGAAAAAAAATTAATGGAATCAAAACAAATAAACGCTAGTTTGCAAGTATAA
- a CDS encoding DUF3196 family protein, with the protein MQPTKNYHDDIIQQIKELIAQSKFEEAYRILKEELNAPYIPSDKKEQFSELFRVVNHEMYLKTTSKKDFSLISIDAVRRILNQEKSTDLECHILYNLKDVNLRLLMPEIKAFLVNPNKDNILKTVIIEAMHSQSIDDDFKIMKNGIEYVINPTSTIPIFLTTQYKNTVDVLKNYLGVHWLNIFQMNLLILEWFTYYTYPVLFDERDCSCVACAVAFYCFKINKQIMNLDQLVELFQVDKIKTLEYINKIESIWEN; encoded by the coding sequence ATGCAACCAACTAAAAATTATCATGACGATATAATTCAACAGATTAAAGAACTTATTGCACAAAGTAAGTTCGAGGAAGCATATCGTATTTTAAAAGAAGAATTAAATGCGCCATATATCCCAAGCGATAAAAAAGAACAATTTTCAGAATTATTTCGTGTTGTAAATCACGAAATGTATTTAAAAACTACTTCTAAAAAAGATTTTTCATTAATTTCTATTGATGCAGTCCGCCGAATATTAAATCAAGAAAAATCAACCGATTTAGAGTGTCACATTCTTTATAATTTAAAAGATGTTAACTTACGCTTATTAATGCCAGAAATTAAAGCTTTCCTTGTTAACCCAAATAAAGATAATATTTTAAAAACAGTTATTATTGAAGCAATGCATTCTCAGTCTATTGATGATGATTTTAAAATAATGAAAAACGGAATTGAATATGTAATCAATCCAACTTCCACAATCCCAATTTTTTTAACTACTCAATATAAAAATACAGTTGACGTCTTGAAAAATTATTTAGGTGTTCATTGATTAAATATTTTCCAAATGAATCTTTTAATTTTGGAATGATTTACTTATTATACTTATCCAGTTTTATTTGATGAACGCGACTGCTCATGTGTTGCATGTGCTGTAGCTTTTTATTGTTTTAAAATTAATAAGCAAATTATGAATCTAGATCAATTAGTTGAACTATTTCAGGTTGATAAAATAAAAACTCTTGAATATATTAATAAAATTGAAAGTATTTGAGAAAATTAG
- a CDS encoding valine--tRNA ligase: MKDLEKYDHKKIENIVSKLWNDNKMWKFNPSKATKGNTFSIILPPPNVTGRLHLGHAWDSYIQDTLIRYHQLQGKEILFIGGMDHAGIATQAKLEERLWKEEHLTRNDLGREKFLEKMHDWKEEHAKIIREQWEKLGLLLNPEQERFTLDKSFNEAVLNVFIDYYNQGLIYRANRLIHWDIKLQTAISDIEIEYKQNNGEMYYIRYYLEDNNDYLVVATTRPETIFCDEAILYNPHDERYLGLKNKRVINPLTKKLIPILEDTSIDIEFGTGLMKITPGHDFVDYELNKNHHLPIESCIDKNGKLNSLAGEFQGQDRFDARKNIKWFLEQNNLLEKAVQHSNNIAYSQRSGTIVEPILSEQWFLKTSEIIKKTNIIEIQKQKKSEGKIDFFPERFNDVLIKWLENTQDWCISRQLWWGHQIPIWYKEGEKPVASKNAPSKEWQQDSDVLDTWFSSALWPFALFGWQSAEDNKKVCNNPFFPASVLVTGYDIIFFWVSRMIFQTHHIIDHKPFEQVLIHGLIRDSQGRKMSKSLGNGVDPMDIIDKHGSDALRFYLLTNSTPGLDIKFNEKEVEESAKICKKIFEFNNFLLLNKNDVLNDKKFDLIEKYKNDSFYIYINISTREFEKEINSYIENYRFSLVKEKILDFIFSFCNKSSVYLRFLKEENSDAYKYYLTLIEKTFYFLISVIMPFLPFTISYILQKHLNNISDLKKINDNDINNLKLNKYTFIALDLIIKEIMIIEKTIDRRISWNQIFEQNETISSLGDYINSQSWYSDPFIKKLNKLSHQDRNKFDQMLTMFNENFQKILMHFESEIKRSGKILCNENFRINNPQNYEKEAIKRSNYEITYYQLKDIYSIFKK; the protein is encoded by the coding sequence ATGAAAGATCTTGAAAAATACGATCACAAAAAGATAGAAAATATTGTTTCTAAATTGTGAAATGATAATAAAATGTGAAAATTTAATCCTAGTAAAGCAACAAAGGGTAACACTTTTTCTATCATATTACCACCACCTAATGTAACAGGAAGATTACATTTGGGACATGCTTGAGATTCCTATATTCAAGATACTTTGATTCGTTATCACCAATTACAAGGGAAAGAAATTTTGTTCATAGGTGGTATGGACCATGCAGGAATTGCCACACAAGCAAAACTAGAAGAACGTTTGTGAAAAGAAGAACATTTAACTCGTAATGATTTAGGAAGAGAAAAATTTCTTGAAAAAATGCATGACTGAAAAGAAGAACATGCAAAGATTATTCGTGAACAATGAGAAAAACTTGGATTATTATTAAATCCAGAGCAAGAAAGATTTACTTTAGATAAAAGTTTTAATGAAGCAGTTTTAAATGTATTTATTGATTATTATAACCAAGGATTAATTTATCGCGCTAATCGTTTAATTCATTGAGATATAAAATTACAAACAGCTATTAGTGATATTGAAATTGAATATAAGCAAAATAACGGAGAAATGTATTATATTCGTTATTACTTAGAAGATAATAACGATTATTTAGTTGTGGCGACAACTCGTCCAGAGACGATATTTTGTGATGAAGCTATCCTTTATAATCCACATGATGAACGTTATTTAGGTTTAAAAAATAAACGCGTTATTAACCCTCTAACTAAAAAACTAATTCCCATTCTTGAAGATACATCAATTGATATTGAATTTGGAACAGGATTAATGAAAATTACCCCAGGACACGATTTTGTAGATTATGAACTTAATAAAAATCATCATTTACCAATTGAATCTTGTATCGATAAAAATGGGAAATTAAATTCATTGGCTGGCGAATTTCAAGGACAAGATCGTTTCGACGCAAGGAAAAATATTAAATGATTTTTAGAACAAAATAATTTACTAGAAAAAGCGGTTCAACATTCAAATAATATAGCTTATAGCCAAAGAAGTGGTACTATTGTTGAACCAATTTTGAGTGAACAATGATTTTTAAAAACATCTGAAATTATTAAAAAAACAAACATAATTGAGATTCAAAAACAAAAAAAATCTGAAGGTAAAATTGATTTTTTTCCAGAAAGATTTAACGACGTTCTAATTAAATGATTGGAAAATACACAAGATTGATGTATTTCACGTCAACTTTGATGAGGGCATCAAATTCCCATTTGATATAAAGAAGGAGAAAAACCGGTTGCTTCCAAAAACGCACCATCAAAAGAATGACAACAAGATTCGGATGTTTTAGATACTTGATTTTCTAGTGCACTTTGACCATTTGCTCTTTTTGGTTGACAATCTGCAGAAGATAACAAAAAAGTATGTAATAATCCGTTTTTTCCAGCATCTGTGTTAGTAACTGGCTATGATATCATTTTCTTTTGAGTTTCGAGAATGATTTTTCAAACACATCACATTATTGACCATAAACCTTTTGAACAAGTTTTAATTCATGGTTTAATTCGTGATAGTCAAGGACGCAAAATGTCAAAATCATTAGGGAATGGTGTTGATCCTATGGATATTATTGACAAGCACGGAAGCGACGCATTACGATTTTATTTACTAACAAACTCAACACCGGGTTTAGATATTAAATTTAACGAAAAAGAAGTTGAAGAAAGTGCAAAAATTTGTAAAAAAATTTTTGAATTTAATAATTTTTTACTTTTGAATAAAAATGATGTTTTAAATGATAAAAAATTTGACTTAATTGAAAAATATAAGAATGATTCTTTTTATATTTATATTAATATCAGTACTCGCGAATTTGAAAAAGAAATTAATAGTTATATAGAAAATTATCGTTTTTCTTTAGTTAAAGAAAAAATTTTAGACTTTATTTTTTCATTTTGTAATAAATCGTCTGTATATTTGCGTTTCTTAAAAGAAGAAAATAGTGATGCATACAAATATTATTTAACTCTAATAGAAAAAACATTTTATTTTTTAATTAGTGTGATTATGCCGTTTTTACCTTTCACTATAAGCTATATTTTACAAAAACATTTAAATAATATTAGTGACTTGAAAAAAATAAATGATAATGATATTAATAATTTAAAACTTAATAAATATACATTCATCGCGTTGGATCTTATCATCAAAGAAATTATGATTATTGAAAAAACCATTGATAGAAGAATTTCTTGAAATCAAATATTTGAACAAAATGAAACTATTTCTAGTTTAGGCGATTATATAAATTCTCAATCATGATATTCAGATCCTTTTATAAAAAAATTAAATAAATTATCGCATCAAGATAGAAATAAATTTGATCAGATGCTTACGATGTTTAATGAAAATTTTCAAAAAATTCTAATGCATTTTGAAAGCGAGATAAAGCGTTCTGGAAAAATTTTGTGTAACGAAAATTTCCGTATAAATAATCCTCAAAATTATGAAAAAGAAGCAATTAAGCGATCAAATTACGAAATTACTTATTATCAACTAAAAGATATTTATTCAATTTTTAAAAAATAA